Proteins encoded in a region of the Eschrichtius robustus isolate mEscRob2 chromosome 16, mEscRob2.pri, whole genome shotgun sequence genome:
- the NNAT gene encoding neuronatin isoform X3 has protein sequence MAAVAAASAELLIIGWYIFRVLLQVFLECCIYWVGFAFRNPPGTQPIARSVQVLPAEAGIHRVENRTARVGRAPPAGPQLRLQPPPLGGRVTRCSCAVPPAWEPVPRRNGASPVPSRQRSTCQGQ, from the exons ATGGCGGCAGTGGCAGCAGCCTCGGCTGAACTGCTCATCATCGGCTGGTACATTTTCCGCGTGCTGCTGCAG GTGTTCCTGGAATGCTGCATTTACTGGGTAGGATTCGCTTTTCGAAATCCTCCAGGGACACAGCCCATTGCGAGAA GTGTTCAGGTACTCCCTGCAGAAGCTGGCATACACCGTGTCGAGAACCGGACGGCACGTGTTGGGAGAGCGCCGCCAGCGGGCCCCCAACTGAggctccagccccctcccctgggcGGCCGTGTCACCAGGTGCTCCTGTGCAGTTCCACCAGCATGGGAGCCAGTGCCGCGCAGGAATGGGGCGTCCCCTGTGCCCTCTCGCCAGAGGAGCACTTGCCAAGGTCAGTGA
- the NNAT gene encoding neuronatin isoform X1: MAAVAAASAELLIIGWYIFRVLLQVFLECCIYWVGFAFRNPPGTQPIARSEVFRYSLQKLAYTVSRTGRHVLGERRQRAPN, translated from the exons ATGGCGGCAGTGGCAGCAGCCTCGGCTGAACTGCTCATCATCGGCTGGTACATTTTCCGCGTGCTGCTGCAG GTGTTCCTGGAATGCTGCATTTACTGGGTAGGATTCGCTTTTCGAAATCCTCCAGGGACACAGCCCATTGCGAGAAGTGAG GTGTTCAGGTACTCCCTGCAGAAGCTGGCATACACCGTGTCGAGAACCGGACGGCACGTGTTGGGAGAGCGCCGCCAGCGGGCCCCCAACTGA
- the NNAT gene encoding neuronatin isoform X2 — translation MAAVAAASAELLIIGWYIFRVLLQVFRYSLQKLAYTVSRTGRHVLGERRQRAPN, via the exons ATGGCGGCAGTGGCAGCAGCCTCGGCTGAACTGCTCATCATCGGCTGGTACATTTTCCGCGTGCTGCTGCAG GTGTTCAGGTACTCCCTGCAGAAGCTGGCATACACCGTGTCGAGAACCGGACGGCACGTGTTGGGAGAGCGCCGCCAGCGGGCCCCCAACTGA
- the BLCAP gene encoding apoptosis inducing factor BLCAP, producing the protein MYCLQWLLPVLLIPKPLNPALWFSHSMFMGFYLLSFLLERKPCTICALVFLAALFLICYSCWGNCFLYHCSDSPLPESAHDPGVVGT; encoded by the coding sequence ATGTATTGCCTCCAGTGGCTGCTGCCCGTCCTCCTCATCCCCAAGCCCCTCAACCCCGCCCTGTGGTTCAGCCACTCCATGTTCATGGGCTTCTACCTGCTCAGCTTCCTCCTGGAACGGAAGCCTTGCACAATTTGTGCCTTGGTTTTCCTGGCAGCCCTGTTCCTCATCTGCTATAGCTGCTGGGGAAACTGTTTCCTGTACCACTGCTCCGATTCCCCGCTTCCGGAATCGGCACACGACCCCGGCGTTGTGGGCACCTAA